The Synechocystis sp. PCC 7509 genome includes a window with the following:
- a CDS encoding GlsB/YeaQ/YmgE family stress response membrane protein, with protein MFGILAWVVLGLIAGAIAKAIYPGHQGGGILATMILGILGALVGGWLGGLFFGGGVGTAASVGALTLPSIIFAVIGAIVLLFIWGLVTRRTA; from the coding sequence ATGTTTGGAATCTTAGCGTGGGTGGTTTTAGGTTTGATTGCAGGTGCGATCGCTAAAGCTATTTATCCAGGACATCAAGGCGGTGGTATTCTTGCCACAATGATTTTAGGTATTTTAGGTGCGCTAGTTGGTGGCTGGTTGGGTGGATTGTTCTTTGGTGGCGGTGTGGGAACAGCAGCTTCAGTAGGAGCGTTGACATTGCCTAGCATCATCTTTGCAGTAATTGGGGCAATCGTTTTGCTATTCATCTGGGGTTTAGTAACTCGCCGGACTGCATAA
- a CDS encoding alpha/beta hydrolase: protein MIKHKWLSGAQVFIQAHREKLWYLAIALTLQGFATPTIAAERVTLKLGAFESAIAISELEQFAKTGALSSQLQLYSAFLTPQVREVLNSRLQIDPQQADGYIAQLSSSPYGKQLLKYLGVAVPELTLPQLQAAVTIAAQQANGVSVVSLIKAYPQENIVIDATSAIALAVEFNPSYLQSQAVGLSLADKLAVTSSTAFKPSFDPAKSGKATVLEQTIVLQDRKRDRTIPVDIYYPQQNSLLSALRPTPLVVISPGLGANRQFFSYLARHLASHGLTVAALEHPDRLTKNLSNISSPNQVLPATEFINRPKDISFLLDQLSNINRQSGELQGKLNTETVSVIGHSLGGYTALAVAGGELNLQQLRQACKNPNPLAQSPADWLQCGAANLIDSKLKLQDRRVKNAIALNPVIGQLFGENGLNKVSVPVLILASTEDAITPVLNHQLRPFTQLGDQKYLITAIGGTHLSVGNPNSQALTDTAVIKERRGVEVQPLRQLISGVSLAFINQLTPEANNYQAFLTPAYAQSLSTPSLPLRLSTELPKSVIDQP from the coding sequence AGTAACGCTAAAATTAGGAGCTTTTGAAAGTGCGATCGCTATTTCGGAATTAGAGCAATTTGCTAAAACCGGGGCTTTATCCTCACAATTGCAACTTTACTCGGCTTTTTTAACGCCCCAAGTGCGAGAAGTTTTAAATAGTCGCCTGCAAATCGATCCCCAGCAAGCCGATGGATATATTGCCCAGTTATCTAGTTCGCCCTACGGCAAACAGTTACTCAAATACTTAGGGGTAGCAGTTCCTGAATTGACATTACCGCAACTCCAAGCTGCCGTTACCATAGCTGCCCAGCAAGCTAATGGGGTCAGCGTCGTTAGTTTAATTAAAGCTTATCCCCAAGAAAATATTGTTATTGATGCAACTTCGGCGATCGCTTTAGCGGTAGAATTTAATCCCTCTTACTTGCAAAGTCAGGCGGTGGGGTTATCTTTAGCCGATAAGTTAGCCGTTACCAGTAGTACAGCTTTTAAACCTAGCTTTGACCCCGCCAAAAGTGGTAAAGCAACGGTACTAGAACAAACAATAGTTCTTCAAGATCGAAAACGCGATCGCACTATTCCTGTAGATATTTACTATCCTCAACAAAACTCTTTATTATCAGCTTTACGTCCAACGCCTTTAGTCGTAATTTCTCCAGGATTGGGAGCAAATCGCCAATTTTTTAGTTATTTAGCGCGTCATTTGGCAAGTCACGGGTTAACAGTCGCCGCCTTAGAACATCCCGATCGTCTAACAAAAAACCTATCTAATATCAGCAGCCCTAATCAGGTTTTACCAGCTACAGAGTTTATTAATCGACCTAAAGATATCAGCTTTTTGCTAGACCAGTTAAGCAATATTAATAGGCAATCAGGAGAATTACAAGGCAAACTAAACACGGAAACCGTTAGCGTTATTGGTCATTCTTTAGGCGGTTATACAGCTTTGGCGGTGGCTGGTGGAGAACTAAACTTGCAGCAATTGCGCCAAGCGTGTAAAAATCCAAATCCTTTAGCTCAATCACCTGCCGATTGGTTGCAATGTGGAGCAGCAAATTTAATTGATAGTAAACTGAAATTGCAAGATCGACGGGTAAAAAATGCGATCGCCCTTAATCCAGTAATTGGGCAACTATTTGGGGAAAATGGTTTAAACAAAGTCAGCGTTCCCGTTTTAATTTTAGCTAGTACGGAAGATGCGATAACGCCTGTACTCAACCATCAGTTACGCCCTTTCACTCAGCTTGGCGATCAAAAGTATTTAATTACAGCGATCGGTGGTACGCATTTAAGTGTTGGTAATCCCAATAGTCAAGCACTTACAGATACTGCGGTAATTAAAGAACGTCGAGGCGTAGAAGTGCAACCATTGCGGCAGCTAATTTCTGGGGTAAGTTTGGCATTTATTAACCAATTGACACCGGAAGCAAATAACTATCAAGCTTTTCTTACCCCTGCTTACGCTCAATCGCTATCTACCCCTAGTCTACCTTTGCGTTTGAGTACCGAGCTACCAAAATCAGTTATCGATCAACCTTGA
- a CDS encoding fasciclin domain-containing protein: MIKSQKHNSSNSLKKVAYILGIASASILIGFPLQAQQSGGGALNPRPSIFNEPPYNRSGGATTTPEATPSTPEATPETSPAPVPDATTPAPAPTEGTPGASTGSENLVALAAANGSFKTLTAALKAADLTATLEGAGPFTVFAPTDQAFAALPQEALQELLKPENKALLVKILTYHVVPGKVTSTDLKSGAVKSVEGGSINVKVDSATGVSVNEAKVVQPDIQASNGVIHVIDKVILPPDI, translated from the coding sequence ATGATTAAAAGTCAAAAGCACAATAGCAGCAATTCACTTAAAAAAGTTGCTTACATACTAGGGATTGCTAGTGCTAGCATTCTAATTGGATTTCCTTTACAAGCACAGCAGTCTGGGGGAGGAGCGCTTAATCCTAGACCAAGTATTTTTAACGAGCCTCCTTACAACCGCTCTGGTGGAGCCACAACAACACCAGAAGCTACTCCATCAACACCAGAAGCTACTCCAGAAACTAGCCCCGCTCCAGTTCCCGACGCTACTACCCCTGCACCAGCGCCAACAGAAGGTACTCCTGGTGCGTCAACAGGGAGCGAAAACTTAGTAGCATTAGCGGCTGCTAATGGTTCTTTCAAAACCCTCACGGCTGCTTTAAAAGCCGCAGATTTGACGGCAACATTAGAAGGTGCGGGTCCATTTACAGTTTTTGCTCCTACGGATCAAGCTTTTGCCGCTTTACCTCAAGAAGCGCTCCAAGAACTATTGAAACCAGAGAACAAAGCCCTGTTAGTCAAAATTTTGACTTATCATGTAGTTCCTGGAAAAGTGACATCTACGGACTTAAAGTCTGGAGCAGTAAAATCTGTAGAGGGTGGTTCGATCAACGTTAAAGTTGATTCGGCGACAGGTGTATCGGTGAACGAAGCCAAAGTAGTTCAGCCAGATATTCAAGCTAGTAATGGTGTAATTCATGTCATCGATAAAGTAATTTTGCCTCCAGACATCTAA